Proteins encoded in a region of the Clostridium butyricum genome:
- a CDS encoding pyruvate, water dikinase regulatory protein, with protein sequence MLTFLAVSDSIGETANQVAIAASSQFNEKVEVKRIPYIKSLEDVEDVMKCAEQCDNVIIISTIITVNVREYLTQKAMERNISVMNVLGPIINVAANMLNMQPTYNPGAMRKTDEEYFKRIEAMEFAMQYDDSKDYRGLKNADVVLIGLSRTSKTPLCMYLANKGVRAINLPLMPEVGVPDELYEVDRKKVFGLTINPLRLIEIRKRRLDKFHRITSDIEYAGDARVLEELEYADKIMRKVGCKIIDVTERAIEDTALIILEKIGYNKK encoded by the coding sequence ATGTTAACGTTTTTAGCCGTTTCTGATTCTATAGGTGAAACAGCAAATCAAGTTGCAATAGCAGCATCAAGTCAGTTTAATGAAAAAGTTGAAGTGAAAAGAATTCCGTATATTAAGTCTTTAGAAGATGTGGAAGATGTTATGAAATGTGCAGAACAATGTGATAATGTTATTATAATATCTACAATAATAACAGTTAATGTGCGTGAATACTTAACACAAAAAGCTATGGAGAGAAATATCTCTGTTATGAATGTTCTAGGTCCAATAATAAATGTTGCAGCAAATATGTTAAATATGCAGCCAACATATAATCCTGGAGCAATGAGAAAAACAGATGAAGAATATTTTAAGAGAATAGAAGCTATGGAATTTGCCATGCAATATGATGATAGTAAAGATTATAGAGGATTAAAAAATGCAGATGTTGTATTAATTGGTTTATCTAGAACATCTAAAACTCCTTTATGTATGTATCTTGCTAATAAGGGAGTAAGAGCAATAAATTTGCCTCTAATGCCTGAAGTTGGAGTTCCAGATGAACTATACGAAGTTGATAGAAAAAAAGTATTTGGGTTAACAATAAACCCACTTAGATTAATAGAAATAAGAAAAAGAAGATTAGATAAGTTCCATAGAATAACTTCTGATATTGAGTATGCAGGTGATGCAAGAGTATTAGAAGAACTTGAGTATGCTGATAAAATAATGAGAAAAGTAGGATGTAAAATTATTGATGTGACAGAAAGGGCTATTGAAGATACAGCACTGATTATACTTGAAAAGATAGGATATAATAAAAAATAA
- a CDS encoding signal peptidase II, with translation MNTKKALTISVLPAMWLIYIIFELLTGRITDLKTIIFNIFLILLFALVGYIIYSISLKHNNGFDFNNLLILFLSFLFIDQGFKIVIKFFYFNVRKTLIPGVLYFSPIINTDGSWLNARFGTSVSFPLLIIVNVLALILFIEVYRYYHFKGNKDFWSDMCFIFVLCGALCSLIDKVFYGGSLDFIGISNLFIADIKDIYINLGILFFILTLFNNGYLSSEEDTSLKDDINNIKKFLIFIKNDIVNTFKS, from the coding sequence ATGAATACTAAAAAAGCATTAACAATAAGTGTTCTTCCTGCAATGTGGTTAATCTATATAATATTTGAATTACTCACAGGAAGAATCACCGATTTAAAAACTATTATTTTTAATATCTTTCTTATACTTCTTTTTGCCCTAGTAGGATACATTATATACAGTATAAGCTTGAAACATAATAATGGATTTGATTTTAATAATTTGCTAATATTATTTTTAAGTTTTCTTTTTATTGATCAAGGATTTAAAATAGTCATAAAGTTCTTTTATTTTAATGTTCGAAAAACGCTAATTCCTGGTGTTCTTTATTTCAGTCCTATAATAAACACAGATGGTTCTTGGTTAAATGCACGTTTTGGCACATCAGTAAGTTTTCCTTTATTAATAATAGTTAATGTATTAGCATTAATTTTATTTATAGAGGTATATAGATACTATCACTTTAAGGGTAATAAAGATTTTTGGTCAGATATGTGTTTTATTTTTGTTTTATGTGGAGCCTTATGCTCATTAATAGATAAAGTTTTCTATGGTGGAAGTTTAGACTTTATAGGAATAAGCAATTTATTCATAGCAGATATAAAAGATATATATATAAATCTTGGTATACTATTTTTTATACTTACTCTTTTTAATAATGGTTATCTTTCTTCTGAAGAAGACACCTCATTAAAAGATGATATTAATAATATAAAGAAATTTCTTATTTTTATTAAGAATGATATAGTAAATACTTTTAAATCTTAA